TGGTGATTTTGGCCTTAGCAAGCTTATAAAAGTCCAGAATTCTCACGATGTGTACAAACTGACTGGAGAAACCGGAAGTTGTGAGTTCAAAATTTCTAATTGaaatatttcttcatctttGTCAAGTGATCGCAACTATTTGTGCTTTAATTGACCcatgagttttttttcttgggaACAATAGATAGGTACATGGCTCCTGAGGTCTTCAAGCATCgaaaatatgacaaaaaagtCGATGTCTTCTCTTTCGCAATGATACTCTATGAAGTACTGATTGATCTTTTAGTTTCTTCTTTGAATATCAGTTGTGGATCATAATATTTGGTTCATCTAACTACACTTTATAATTTCACTTTAGATGCTTGAAGGAGATCCTCCTTTGTCAAACTACGAACCATATGAAGCTGCCAAAAGTGTTGCAGAAGGCCATCGCCCAATTTTTCGTGCAAAAGGTTACCTTTCTGAGCTGAGAGAGTAAGtgataaattttgaaatggtCATATACTAGGGAGCAGTATAACCAgcatttttcaatttctgtgTCCCATTGCAAGTGCACCAAGAACCAGATTTTTTGTTCACTTAGGGATAAGTTAAGAGTAACCATGTGGGAAAGTTACATGTTGACATGCTTATAAATTCTTCTGTTAAGTGGAGTTCTACCATCTTGCCGTTTGGTTGTTTGGAGTGAAGTAATTATAAGTGCTTTTGTACGTGCTCTTTAAAATCTGGTTCATGGATTGATAGGTTGACAGAGCTGTGCTGGGCGGCTGATCCAAATAGAAGGCCCTCGTTTCTCGAAATCCTTAAGAAGCTCGAAAAGATCAAGGATAGCATGTCAACCGATCATCACTGGCACATATTCACGCAGTAACTGCTGGGCTATATGGAAGCATATTTGTGAAACTAACTGGATTTGTCGATTGCAGTCCATATTGGGATTAATGCAATTCGGGACAACCGTAACGGGAAAGAAGTGCAATTCTGAAATAAATGGCAGTTGCTCAAAATAATAAGTGAGGCTTTCAGGGTACATGAAGATTTATGGAGATTCATAAGCATCTTTCCAGTGACATGGCATTGTTTCGGTAGGTAGTGGTCTTTCAGATTCTGTGAGATGAGGATACTTGTCAAGTTGTTAATGTGATAGGTTGACTCTGACTTTATTTCACTTACTCTACGGTGGGCATATgtataaataataatatttgtAATATCTTTAATATTTGTAATATCTCTCTGTATGTTGGAAATGACTTGTTTTGGGGTCTCGTGGTCATGGTGCTACAAGCCGAATCGACTTAATCTGATTccgttgatattttttttagctTCGCCATAGTAGTGTTATTGCGTTTCCGTAATCCGTTGCGCTTTAGACCATGAAGATTTGGATTGCTCCGGATTATTTTGATCTTAAGCTCTAAAACAGGCTTTTGTGCCTAGTGTAAGTCGTCCACTGCTATACTTTGAAGTGAGATGGCCTTAATTTTGGGGATGATCCTGAGCCAGTGCCAACTTGCCATTTTATGAATCGACAGATCATAAAAGTTGCTCTATGACCTTTGCTTTTGCCATCTTTGGAGCCAGCGTCTTCGTAGGAACTTCCAACCTGTCCTAATATGCAACCCTTTTGGTTTGAAGAGCAAGATTTGCTCCTTTGCATGTAGATAGGTGTTCATGATCCCCAACCGGACCCTAGGTTCAACCATTGGCACTTAAACGAAAGCAATAGAAGTTGAGGCATGGACTTCCATAGATCGGCTTGGACCATGCGGGTGCTGCTTAGTTGGAGCTCTGACCGGGTTGCAAGGAAACCGAGTCAACGGCAAAGAGGAACATTTTCAAACGGTCAAACCACAAGATGCCATCGACTATACTAATCAAAGAAGTCCCTGTTATGGCGTTAGCAGGAAGGCCATCTTAAGTGTTAAGAGCCCCCACCACCTCCCACCCGCTTGAGACTGCCCTTTGAAGGAAGGCCCTTCGTCTTCCCCAAGTGCACACAGGAAACAACAGAAGGAAGTGGAGGGATCTGATGATCCTCCAGTGGCACAAGATATCATGGAACAACCGGAGCAGCCGTTTGAGGAGCAGACTAGGGAGCAAGTGCGGAGGGCCATCATCCAACAGAGGAGCTACATCACTGCAGTCTGAACTGGAAGAAGACGACCCAGGGGCCCCGCTGAATGTGTGAAGCCGGCAAGACGTGGAGAAGATGGTCACATGCAATAGATGAAAGCAACTGGTTCAACTTGCATAAAGGCTAATCCAGGACCCGTCCTCAAATGATATCAGCAACTAGTAAGGTTAAATCCGAGCTCCTTTATAAACTAAGGGAAGcctcattttgttgttgttgaagaaataaattgaaatatttaggtggcatttggatgacaattTAAAACCCaagttttgaaggcaaaacctcattttgccttcaaaatgcATTTCAGGTGCATTTTGCCTCCTCCATGTTCTTTAGGCAAAAATGATGCTTTTCCCctccccaaaatttttgtcttgtcatccaaacatccaCACCAGGTTTAAAAAATGGGTTTCTAACCAGGTTTTACCAAGTGCTTAAAGGGCATGCTAGAAACTTTGGTACTAATGTACCGATGTTCTTAACTCCTATCTTATAGACATAGCGATATAACACATCCTGGAAAgggcaaaagaaagaaagtggaaGAAAATGCAAAGCAAACTTAGCTCCACTTATTTAATATCAGCATGGCCACACTTATTTAATATTCAGTACGCAATAAACGAATGACAGAGAGAAGGACAttaaaaaacacacacactGCCTAGACAAGCTGTCTAGCGGGAGAGAACTTAAGCCCCTTGAGTAGGGCGGTGCACGAGCGAGCCCTATAAGAAGCAGCCAGGAAATGGGACAGGACGTACACGATCTGAAAAGGGTTGACGTTTTATTGAGAAGGAGCCACGAAGGATCTGAAAAGGGGTGATGTTTTATTGCAAATGGTTTTACCTTCCCTTTAACTATAGAATGAAGTTGGGCTGCATTTTCGTTGAGAAATTTCATGATGGGCAACTTTATTCGTAGCCAGAAGAAATTTAGCCCAACCTGAAGTTCGAACAAAGCGGGACTTTTTCAATTAGAAACGATGATCAATCCAAGCATTCCGTAGCGTCCAATATTACTTGGGGAAGATTTTTCTGTCACAAcctacatctttttttttttttccccgaAGCTGCTCCCAAGCACCAATACCTTAAAAGCTCCAATGGTTTTTCTTGAccgaaggaaaagggaaagacagTGCTAGGAAAAGAATTCATGCCTCCTAATAGGAAAATAATGTAATCGTCGTCGGGTGGGAGTCCTAATCTAATCCGGAGCATGTAGGGCAGAGCACCATCATCATCATAGTGGCCCATGATCCGAACAGTCGACCAGCCTAACTGTTCATGTTCTGTGCTCTCCCAGCATCATTGGTGGGTAGATCAGATATCACGCTCGGAAAGACAACATAGATCCACCACAAGGCCCAATGCcatgatggaaatgacaagttgATGATTACCACCTCAGCTCACCTTAAGCAAGCTGAATAAGCCGATAGATGAATTATACGAAGTATTCATCGTTTAAACTATTGGTCGTGCACAAAAGGATTGTGTGTATATTGAAGTCATCTCAATCAGCAGAGTGCTCAAGAGACAAGTGGGCGAGTACATAGTCCAACCAACCCTGGCTCGCCACTTTTTTCTCAAAGGCCTAACACAACCACAGGATGTAGACGGTTCGGGCTCAACTTGGATGCATCTTTTATCGAAATTCACTTAAGAGGAGTACGTGTGACTGGATTTACATTCAAACTTGGATTTGGATACTACTTATTccaaactgaattcaaattagACTAACATAAGATTCGGCATCTGTATGTAATGTAACTGAGTCACATCTTTATCAGATCTCAGTTGGATATTGGACTTAGATTCAGATAGAACTACAAAATTGCATGTCGATTTTGAATCCGATcaataattggatttggatatttttACCAGACCTGACTTCAAAAATGGAGCAATATTATATTATCATATATCTGAGACAGCAGGTTACGCATCCGGGTTCCGATTCCAGGAAGAAATCAGCATTGGGGGGGAGGAGATGCAGCAGCCGGACAACTTGTATCTTTGATTGGGGCTTAACGCCAGGACCCAGCACCGTCAAGTCACCCAGCAGATGGCgttgattcttttctttctccatgcCCAAAGTTTTCAACACTTCACATGCAATCCTTGCACGTGCATAATGAAAGCAATTCCCATCCAAATTGCATGGTTCATATATTATCTTTGCCATGGAATGACATTTATTGCAGATACGAAGGTTGTGGGCAATCCGAATTGTCGTGCCACGAGGAGTTCTGACCAATCCAAACGCCATTTTCTTTTTCGCCGTGCTTGTTGATGAATattctccttttcttcatcATCAACGTCTGGCAACACTGGTGGCGTATCCGGCACATAGCCTGCAGATTTTGCCAAGGCTAAACCTCATCAATCATGGTGCCTTCAGTTGTGCCCCCGTAGCTCGAGTCGTCGACCTCTATCCAACTGCACCCTGGCGGCTTCCTTCTTCCCCTCATGTCCATCAGGTTACGCAGTCGGACCAGGTCGTCCCACCGTTGAGCTGCTGCAAATGTGTTGGCCATGAGGACCAGGCAGCTGGCAGCATTTTCTGGTTCCATCTCCACAAGCCGAGCGGCCGCCAGCTCTGCACGCTTTACGTCCTCGTGGGTCCTGCAACCGGCAAGCAAAGCACCCCAGACAACATCATTCGGACCAAAGGGCATCGACTCCATCAGCTTCTGGGCTTCGTCAAGGTGGCCCGCGCGCCCAAGCAGATCGACCATGCAGCCGTAATGCAATGCTTGCGGTTCGATGCCGTAAGCACGAGTCATGGATTTGAACAGATCCCAACCTCGTTTAACCGATCCTGCATGCGCACACGCTCCCAGCACCGCGATAAAGGTAACGCCATCTGGCTTCACTCCTGCTGCTTGCATGCAATGGAAGGTGTTCAAGGCTTCCTCACTTCGACCATTCATCGCGAAACCATTGATCATGGCCGTCCAAGACACGACAGTTCTCCCAGTTATGTTCCTGAACACCCGGTATGCCATGTCGATGAGCCCGCATTTGGAGTACATGTGAACCAAGGCATTGCCAAGCGAGACATTTCGCACAAAGCCCATCCTGTCCGCGTATGTATGCACCCATCTACCTAAGTCCAGGGCACCTAGTTCGGCACACGCAGACAGGACGCTCACCAACACGACTTGATCAATCTCCACTCCCCAGCTCCTCTGCATTTGGTGGAACAATATTAGCGCTTCCTTGCACCTTCCCGACTGTGCACAGCCCGAGATCATGGTCGTCCAGGAGATGATGCTCCTCTCCGGCATTTCGACAAACAAGCTCCTCGCGGCATCCGGATTTCCGCACTTGATGTAGCCCCGGACCATGATATTCCAGTCAATCGTGCATCGTTCAGGCATTTCGTCAAACATAAGGCGCGCGCTGGCAAGATCCCTGCCCTCACAATAAGCATTGAGGAGGTTCGCCTTCACATGGGCATCAGAGACGAGGCCATTGCGAAGGACTTTGCCGTGTATCTGCTGGGCACATCTTACAGAAGAGGGGGATCGGCACGCGTTGAGAAGAAAGCAGAAAGTGAAGGAGTCGGGCTTGCTCGCTTTTCTTTCTTGCCCTTGCATCTCGTTGAGCAGGGCGAACGACCTCTTGGGGCTGCCACTTCCGGAGAAGCCTCTGATCATCTGGTTCCACAGCAGCGTGCTTGGGTTGTCAACCTGTCTGAAGGCGTGGTAAGCGTAAAGGACGTCTCCGGAGGGGGAGGTGGCACAGAAAGATACAAGCTTTGCTAGCAGGAATTTCTTATGGGAAAAACCGTTCAGAAAAATCTGAGCATGTATTTGAGCGAGTTCTCTCATGGTGGTGCAATTATGAGAGAGCAACAGAAATAATTCTTGCTGCAACATTCTTGGGCTCAAGGGGTGATGATGGCGACGGGTGCATCCTCTTCCCATGTCGTCTTCGTCTCCCACTACCAGCCGCACCCCAGTCCACGGCGCGCTGCAGCACCCTCCATGCAGTTGTTGGATTCCATCCACTGTTTGAATCTGCAGTCTGCAAAACATTAGGACCCAGCGCTGGAGGCGTGTTATCCATGTACATTAGTAATCCAATcggtacctctctctctctctctcgccccaCAATCGGAATGCCTCCTTCCGTTATCCAAACGCCCTGAttcttcctccaccaccctcACTGCCGCCGCCACCAATGGCATTTCCCGCTCCCTTCCCCTTCAGACGCTTTCCACTGCGGCCGTCGTCTCCCCGCACGGCCTCCTTCCATTCTTGGGGGTCAGCCGGTCAGGGCATCTCACTCCCTCCCTGACTTGAATAGTGATTGGTTGTCTAGAATCATCCAACGTATTTATGAAGGCGTTACACATGATAAAACTGTTCATcattttctctcaatcattcgTCAGATCAGATGCCAATGCCATGGAGCTGGATGACTCTGGATAAAATTactattcatttttcttttgaacagAAATCTCACAACGATCGACTGTCATGAGTGAATGACTCTGGACAATGAAAAAGAGCcaccaaaaatattaatatatgtacatatgctAAACCAACCCCAATGCATCCACCGCTATAGGCCGTTGGATCAAGTGCGATCATCGAATGGCCCATAGCAACTAACGGCGGATGGGGAAAACAATGCCTACTATGTCTGAGGTTCATCCAAACCCCAAAACAAACTAAAACCGTGAAGGCAGAAAGGTATGACATTGAAGTTTTATGTTGACAGCCTaactaaacataaaaaataaaataaaaaataaaaatcaaccCAGAATACATTTCATGGATGCGTCTAGATCAAGTGCTTCTTAGTTGGCTCTTATCAAACATGTTCACAGCCAAATCACTGGCTTACGAACTTCATTTGAATTTAAAGTTTGGAAGGCTTTAAAAGAAGCCTATGCAGCCAGACGGGGTAAACAATTTTGCAACTGAAGTCTCAATTACAATACCTGAAAAAAGGTGTCCGGATTATGACTGATTATTTTCAGCAAGCTAAAGTCATTACTCATCAACTTGTGTCGACAATGATGATCTTGTCCTTCACGTTCTTCGAGGCTTACCGTAGGATATCATGCCTTCAAACTTGTTATCAGTACCAGAGTCATACTTGTTCCCTTGAATGAATTATACGGTTTACTTCTTATTCATGAGTCTCACACTGAACCGGCAGTGACAAAGATGATGGTGCTCTCTTATCGTCAgccaattttattcaaaatcaaaGGAATTACAATCAGCAACAAAACAACAAGGGGAAGATATCagggaaaatgaaagaagtggtagaataataaacaaaataagaacTATGTGGAGAATTGGACCCCAGATTGGGGTGCTTTTCATCACATCACCAACAGTTTAAGCAATTTACCTATTCAGTTTTCATACCAAGGCAATGATGGAGTGTATCTTGATAATGGTGTTACCCTCCATATTTTTCATACGGGCTTCTCCTATCTTCATCATGACATATTCAGTTTCAAGCTAAATGATATTATACATGTgcttatgaaaaagaaaaactttctcTGCGTtgtcaaaaataataaatgtcTGTCTTGAATTCTTGTCATCTACTTGTTATGTTAAGAGCGCACAATAAGAAAATATTCTTGAttttacatgtgtgtgtgtatatatatatatatatatatatatatatttcttatgGACAGTTCACAgatattatttttcatgtttttatcagTGAGTTTTCTCTCATGTACTAATAAGAGAAACTCTGGTTTCTCTAACAAATCTTGGAAACTCAATTTTTCTGTCAATAAGAACtttaaaaagttattaaaatataaaaaaatagcaaaaaatgtaaaatatgttGCAATATAACCTAATATATTCAATATTGAATTTGGATGCATTGGAAATTTGGAATCGCTATGTCCCCTAAACGGGTGCTCAATCAGATTTGACGATTTTAATAACTGGATTCGGATACGGCATGACCTTTATTCAttgaaattaaatccaaatttggaaCTGAATACGTGAATATCAAATTAATTCAATTTGATAGACTGGACATACTGTCTGAATTGGAACCGTTAAGTTCCCAGTTcaacaatcttcaatacgagaccaTGAattagtgagagagagaagctgtcagataattgcattttttttaatagaactGTTAAAATATACTACAGAAAACAgtgaatgtttttttaatggaaCTATTAAAATATACTACAGGAAACAATGTTTTATCTTCAACAAAAAGTTCAACAACACACACATTTTTAGTTGGTTTCTTATTACTTCGGCATTTTTCATGCACGCTTTCTTTATAGTTTTTGTCTTCACAATTAcgcttaaaaaataaaaaacatgaaaattaaaaatattgtaaaTTACGAAAAGctgtttgtttaaattttattgaattttttttaaacatttttattatgAGGCTTGCgctcttgaaatattttataaattataaatacataaaaagcaTTCATAAATGTCCAAACGTGCGATGGAAGGACAGCcataaaaagaaggaaaaggaaacgtGGAAGCGCAACACAAGACGGTGTCTCAACGCCATGGAATCAGAAACCAAAGGGCCGTCAACGAGGAAGGTCTTTAAAACTAAGCAAAATTGGTTTCcttttactttcatttcatcattttccctttttctttttcccttctcctCTCCGTCCTTTCTCCTGTTCTGATGGTGAACCGGGAAGGTGTTCCAGCGTGGACGCCTTTACTCCTTATCCTGTTTTGTAGCTCACCGACAATCGCCTAGGGGTCCGGGtgttcttcctctcttctttttgggtGTTACTATTTCTTGGTCAATTTTTATCCGCTGGAATTGCATGAATTGTTCGATCATCTAGTATTTCGAATCTCTGGGGGCTTTGGAGATGGATAGCGGTGGTGGCGCTGGGGATTGCTGGCTGTGTGAATCATGTACATTCGGTAATTTAATCAATTCAAGGACGTGTGCTGCTTGCGGTTCCTTGAGGCAGCAGAACCCGGCCAGCGTTCCCTCCGTCCTGC
This window of the Nymphaea colorata isolate Beijing-Zhang1983 chromosome 2, ASM883128v2, whole genome shotgun sequence genome carries:
- the LOC116247182 gene encoding pentatricopeptide repeat-containing protein At5g66520-like, which codes for MGRGCTRRHHHPLSPRMLQQELFLLLSHNCTTMRELAQIHAQIFLNGFSHKKFLLAKLVSFCATSPSGDVLYAYHAFRQVDNPSTLLWNQMIRGFSGSGSPKRSFALLNEMQGQERKASKPDSFTFCFLLNACRSPSSVRCAQQIHGKVLRNGLVSDAHVKANLLNAYCEGRDLASARLMFDEMPERCTIDWNIMVRGYIKCGNPDAARSLFVEMPERSIISWTTMISGCAQSGRCKEALILFHQMQRSWGVEIDQVVLVSVLSACAELGALDLGRWVHTYADRMGFVRNVSLGNALVHMYSKCGLIDMAYRVFRNITGRTVVSWTAMINGFAMNGRSEEALNTFHCMQAAGVKPDGVTFIAVLGACAHAGSVKRGWDLFKSMTRAYGIEPQALHYGCMVDLLGRAGHLDEAQKLMESMPFGPNDVVWGALLAGCRTHEDVKRAELAAARLVEMEPENAASCLVLMANTFAAAQRWDDLVRLRNLMDMRGRRKPPGCSWIEVDDSSYGGTTEGTMIDEV